One part of the Ktedonobacterales bacterium genome encodes these proteins:
- the rpmI gene encoding 50S ribosomal protein L35: MKKYKLKTHKGTAKRIKFTGSGLALREHAARTKYRRKKRGEIVRGLKRQTRVAAGDVGNVRRLLPYG, encoded by the coding sequence GTGAAGAAATACAAGCTGAAAACGCATAAAGGTACCGCCAAGCGCATTAAGTTTACCGGCTCTGGCCTGGCGCTCCGCGAGCATGCGGCTCGCACGAAGTATCGCCGCAAGAAGCGCGGCGAGATTGTGCGTGGTCTGAAGCGCCAGACGCGCGTGGCGGCTGGTGATGTGGGCAATGTGCGTCGCCTCCTTCCCTATGGGTAG
- the rplT gene encoding 50S ribosomal protein L20: protein MPRVKRGVPAHKKHKKVLALTEGHRGAKRLLFRPANESMMKSLAYAFRDRRNRKRDMRRLWITRINAAARLHNVSYSKLIQGLHAANIEIDRKVLADMAVRDEAVFAEIVSRASAALESRA from the coding sequence ATGCCCAGAGTGAAACGGGGCGTTCCCGCCCATAAAAAGCACAAGAAGGTGCTTGCACTGACCGAAGGCCACCGTGGCGCGAAACGTTTGCTCTTCCGCCCGGCAAACGAGTCCATGATGAAGTCCCTGGCCTATGCTTTCCGTGACCGCCGCAATCGCAAGCGCGATATGCGCCGCCTGTGGATTACCCGTATCAATGCGGCTGCCCGGCTGCACAACGTCAGCTACAGCAAGCTGATCCAGGGCTTGCACGCCGCCAATATCGAGATTGATCGCAAGGTGCTGGCGGATATGGCGGTGCGCGATGAGGCGGTGTTTGCTGAGATCGTCTCGCGCGCTTCGGCTGCGCTGGAGTCCAGGGCCTAG
- a CDS encoding RNA methyltransferase yields the protein MITSPSNPKVALLRSLHTPKGRAEAGAFLVEGPHVVGAALEAGVVPFLLLYEPAALGRADEGRILLDALTQMGDTGQTETLEANARALAHASDTQTPQGVVGAVALADVAPERLRARRRGRFRPLLLVLDELADPGNLGTILRSALAADVDEVLLTRRCVDPYNPKVVRAASGAHFHLPIASQQRWEQIAQRLAGAPKTAQVLLAEANAQRPYYDVDLTRRTALIIGNEARGPSAEARRLATGSVSIPMWNGVESLNAAIAASLLLFEAARQQRSQ from the coding sequence ATGATTACCAGCCCCTCCAACCCAAAAGTTGCGCTGCTTCGCTCGTTACACACCCCCAAAGGGCGAGCCGAGGCAGGCGCTTTTCTTGTGGAAGGGCCGCATGTCGTGGGCGCGGCGCTGGAGGCCGGGGTTGTCCCCTTTCTCCTGCTTTATGAGCCAGCCGCCCTTGGCCGCGCCGACGAGGGCCGTATCCTGCTCGATGCCCTCACACAGATGGGTGATACCGGCCAGACGGAGACGTTGGAGGCGAACGCGCGCGCCCTGGCCCATGCCAGCGATACGCAGACGCCGCAGGGCGTGGTCGGCGCGGTTGCTCTGGCGGATGTTGCGCCCGAACGCTTGCGGGCGCGGCGGCGCGGGCGCTTTCGCCCGCTGCTGCTGGTATTGGATGAACTGGCCGACCCTGGCAACCTGGGGACGATTCTGCGCTCGGCGCTGGCGGCTGATGTGGATGAAGTCTTGCTGACGCGCCGCTGTGTCGATCCCTATAACCCCAAGGTCGTGCGCGCGGCCAGCGGCGCGCATTTCCACCTGCCCATCGCGTCCCAACAACGTTGGGAACAGATCGCTCAGCGGCTTGCTGGCGCGCCCAAAACGGCGCAGGTCTTGCTGGCCGAGGCCAACGCCCAGCGCCCGTATTACGATGTTGATCTCACCCGGCGCACCGCTCTGATTATCGGCAACGAGGCGCGCGGCCCCTCGGCGGAGGCGCGCCGCCTGGCGACAGGCAGCGTCAGCATCCCCATGTGGAACGGCGTTGAATCGCTCAACGCGGCAATTGCCGCCAGCCTGCTGCTTTTCGAGGCGGCTCGCCAGCAGCGCAGCCAATGA
- a CDS encoding CvpA family protein, whose amino-acid sequence MLLDILILLLIIGGVAFGFWKGLLNQGVAILGVYLGALLGRFAYEPIAHSLAAATALNLHVIQLLVFLALIIMVPVVMLVVARMLWGSLRLPHAWGQADLVGGTVLGAVVGVLAAMFLVLTFGFLVTTAHVNSATASYPLFDQIQAAWTASLLRGPVVEVGHILYYSLLPNVGQTNPDILQVFAPR is encoded by the coding sequence ATGCTGCTTGATATTCTGATTCTTCTGCTTATCATCGGGGGCGTCGCCTTCGGCTTCTGGAAGGGGCTGCTGAACCAGGGCGTGGCGATTCTCGGCGTCTATCTCGGCGCGCTGCTGGGGCGCTTTGCCTACGAGCCGATAGCTCACTCGCTCGCAGCAGCCACCGCGCTCAATCTGCATGTCATCCAACTCCTGGTCTTTCTGGCCCTCATCATCATGGTGCCAGTCGTCATGCTGGTGGTAGCGCGTATGTTGTGGGGATCGCTCCGGCTTCCTCACGCCTGGGGGCAGGCTGATCTGGTGGGTGGCACAGTCCTGGGCGCAGTAGTAGGGGTGCTGGCCGCGATGTTCCTGGTGCTGACCTTTGGCTTCCTGGTGACGACTGCCCACGTCAACAGCGCCACGGCCAGCTATCCGCTTTTTGATCAGATTCAAGCCGCCTGGACCGCTTCGCTGCTGCGCGGGCCGGTTGTTGAGGTGGGGCATATCCTCTACTATAGCCTGCTGCCGAACGTGGGCCAGACAAATCCTGACATCCTGCAAGTGTTTGCGCCGCGCTAG
- the clpP gene encoding ATP-dependent Clp endopeptidase proteolytic subunit ClpP has protein sequence MASIFNPFDRTAQGRADKSAMPSDLIIPHVIEQTPRGERGYDIYSRLLKERIIFVGTPIDDHVANVVVAQLLFLQSEDATKDISVYINSPGGSIYAGLAIYDTMQYLRPDVSTFCVGMAMSMGAVLLAAGAKGKRYCLPNSTVLIHQPLGGAEGQAADIEITAKEILRLRNSIYEILAKHTGQTIDRIKTDSDRNFYMSAEQAVEYGIVDELLTHQEEAALTR, from the coding sequence ATGGCGTCAATCTTTAACCCATTTGACCGCACCGCTCAGGGGCGCGCCGACAAATCGGCGATGCCCTCGGACCTTATTATTCCGCATGTGATTGAGCAGACCCCCAGGGGCGAACGTGGTTACGATATATATTCGCGTCTGCTGAAAGAGCGCATCATCTTCGTCGGCACGCCGATTGATGATCACGTGGCGAACGTGGTGGTCGCTCAGTTACTCTTCTTGCAGAGCGAAGATGCCACCAAGGACATCAGCGTCTATATCAATAGCCCGGGTGGCAGCATCTACGCTGGATTGGCGATTTACGATACGATGCAGTATCTCAGGCCGGATGTCTCGACATTCTGCGTGGGGATGGCGATGAGTATGGGCGCTGTGCTGCTGGCTGCGGGCGCCAAGGGCAAGCGTTATTGCCTGCCCAACTCAACCGTCCTGATCCACCAGCCGCTGGGCGGCGCGGAAGGCCAGGCAGCCGATATTGAGATCACGGCCAAGGAGATTCTGCGGCTGCGCAACAGCATCTATGAGATTCTGGCGAAGCATACCGGCCAGACCATTGACCGCATCAAGACGGACTCTGACCGGAACTTTTACATGTCGGCTGAACAGGCGGTTGAGTATGGCATCGTGGATGAACTGCTCACCCACCAGGAAGAGGCCGCGTTGACACGCTAA
- a CDS encoding class I SAM-dependent methyltransferase, with translation MSAQARLRRGLFELLYKNRLLYWFASTIPFAGQWRVWQRLVLPRLRGHDVLEVGCGIGDLLVDMARDGYRCQAIDRSPQMVAATRAKLAREGLADQVDVIQGDVQELPFGDATFDSVVSTFPTEYIADPAALREIARVLRPGGRLIVVVGANLLPIGPLNFLLILLHALVYGGSPRPALRRAERIRRQSQSADADSQQDERTATSTGPRIPLEAAGLRRLEERVGNRAWEAFIIIGEKASVLGGKQL, from the coding sequence ATGAGTGCGCAAGCGCGGCTGCGTCGCGGCCTGTTTGAACTCCTCTATAAAAATCGGCTCCTGTACTGGTTCGCCAGCACGATCCCGTTTGCCGGGCAATGGCGTGTCTGGCAGCGGCTCGTCTTGCCGCGCTTGCGCGGGCATGATGTGCTGGAGGTTGGCTGTGGCATTGGCGATCTCCTGGTGGACATGGCGCGGGACGGCTATCGCTGCCAGGCGATTGATCGCTCGCCGCAGATGGTGGCGGCCACGCGCGCAAAGCTCGCCCGCGAGGGACTGGCCGATCAAGTTGATGTCATCCAGGGCGATGTTCAGGAACTCCCTTTTGGCGACGCGACGTTTGATAGCGTCGTCAGCACGTTTCCCACCGAGTATATTGCCGATCCGGCGGCGCTGCGCGAGATCGCTCGTGTACTGCGCCCTGGCGGTCGGCTGATTGTCGTGGTCGGCGCGAATCTGCTGCCCATTGGCCCGCTCAATTTCCTGCTGATCTTGCTGCACGCGCTGGTCTATGGCGGCAGCCCTCGTCCGGCGCTGCGTCGGGCCGAGCGCATCAGACGCCAGAGCCAGAGCGCCGACGCCGACAGCCAGCAGGACGAGAGAACGGCCACATCCACTGGCCCGCGTATCCCATTAGAAGCGGCGGGCTTGCGCCGCCTGGAAGAGCGCGTGGGGAATCGCGCCTGGGAAGCGTTTATTATCATCGGCGAGAAGGCCTCTGTGTTGGGAGGAAAGCAGCTATGA